A part of Solibacillus sp. FSL H8-0538 genomic DNA contains:
- a CDS encoding metal-dependent hydrolase has product MDSGTHFVMGIALGGIALADPVVASHPMTFTAVMAGAILGSQAPDVDTILKLRNNAVYIRHHRGITHSIPAVLLWPLAITAILSFIVPNANTLHLWLWTQLAVFLHVFVDIFNAYGTQALRPFSKKWVALGVINTFDPFIFGIHCIGILLWVFGSNPIIMFSIIYVIITAYYVLRFALQKAIKKAVHHAIQDEDFVMVAPTIRFFYWRIAAKSKTHYYVGRAYGRTINIYDKFEIEPLPKTPIVEKALQDSNLDAFISFSPLYHWEISELENGLTEVRLIDLRYRSNDRYPFVAVAHLNDSLDIITSYTGWIFSEDKLQKKLQIGAGNE; this is encoded by the coding sequence TTGGATTCAGGCACACATTTCGTTATGGGAATTGCTTTAGGTGGCATAGCGTTGGCAGATCCAGTTGTGGCAAGCCATCCGATGACGTTTACCGCCGTTATGGCTGGTGCAATACTCGGCTCACAAGCTCCAGATGTGGATACGATTTTAAAGCTTCGTAACAATGCCGTCTACATTCGTCATCATCGTGGGATTACACACTCAATTCCTGCCGTTCTATTATGGCCACTTGCAATTACGGCTATTTTATCGTTTATAGTGCCAAACGCCAACACTTTACACTTATGGCTATGGACACAGCTCGCCGTATTTTTGCACGTATTTGTCGATATTTTTAATGCTTACGGTACACAGGCACTGAGACCCTTTTCGAAAAAATGGGTTGCACTCGGTGTGATCAATACATTTGACCCGTTCATTTTCGGTATTCACTGTATTGGAATTTTATTATGGGTATTTGGTTCAAACCCTATTATCATGTTCAGTATTATTTACGTAATCATCACCGCCTACTATGTGCTACGCTTCGCTCTCCAAAAGGCGATTAAAAAAGCCGTACACCATGCCATTCAAGATGAAGATTTTGTTATGGTAGCACCGACAATCCGCTTCTTTTATTGGCGCATTGCAGCTAAATCAAAAACACATTACTATGTGGGCCGTGCGTATGGACGAACAATTAATATTTACGATAAATTTGAAATCGAGCCCTTACCAAAAACACCAATCGTTGAAAAGGCATTACAAGATTCCAATTTAGACGCGTTCATATCCTTTTCTCCGCTTTATCATTGGGAAATTTCTGAGCTCGAAAATGGATTAACCGAAGTACGCTTAATCGATTTACGCTACCGTAGTAATGACCGTTATCCATTCGTTGCGGTTGCGCATTTAAATGATAGTCTAGACATTATTACTTCGTACACAGGCTGGATTTTCAGCGAAGATAAACTGCAGAAAAAGCTACAAATTGGTGCTGGGAACGAATAA
- a CDS encoding YfhJ family protein, protein MEQRILKLTQQLLEKNPHMPTGRARVWVELLWSDFEATSAKAGYDFRGAEYTEKLVYQLITSYGDKLHLFAGNNPKYAHLLDTSEDTLQ, encoded by the coding sequence ATGGAACAACGCATATTAAAGTTAACACAACAGCTTTTAGAGAAAAATCCGCATATGCCAACAGGACGTGCACGCGTCTGGGTTGAATTATTATGGAGTGACTTTGAAGCAACTTCAGCAAAGGCGGGTTATGATTTTCGCGGAGCTGAGTATACAGAAAAGCTTGTGTACCAGCTTATTACAAGCTATGGCGATAAATTGCATCTATTTGCAGGCAATAATCCGAAATACGCACATTTATTAGATACTAGCGAAGACACACTACAATAA
- a CDS encoding YfhH family protein, with amino-acid sequence MTEQNYAAMTEQELRQEIANLREKARKAEQLGIVNEFAVYERKALMAAAFLVDLSQIIPGEMYRIDGAPGEFFQVDRLKGRFAWGHRLGSDRYEEALPVSILAPMKAGK; translated from the coding sequence ATGACAGAGCAAAATTATGCAGCGATGACAGAGCAAGAGCTACGCCAAGAGATTGCCAATTTAAGAGAGAAGGCACGTAAGGCAGAACAGTTAGGTATAGTGAATGAGTTTGCAGTTTATGAGCGTAAAGCTTTAATGGCGGCAGCTTTTTTAGTAGATTTAAGTCAAATTATTCCGGGCGAAATGTACCGTATTGACGGGGCACCGGGAGAGTTCTTTCAGGTAGATCGATTGAAAGGGCGTTTTGCATGGGGGCACCGTTTAGGCAGTGACCGTTACGAGGAGGCACTACCGGTATCTATTTTAGCACCGATGAAGGCAGGTAAATAA
- the recX gene encoding recombination regulator RecX: MLVISKIGRQKNNPERYNIYLNEEYAFAVDEGTLIKFGLTKGKVLEQFEVDEITYEDEIAKAFNKALHFLSYQMRSEFEVKKKLHDAGHGEAVVLEAIRKLERLGFLNDETYSKALLETKKRTAKKGPGAIRQDLMRKGIDRGLQEQVLGTFSHEEQVKVAMELAEKQIRAGDNKTPSQVKQKIQDVLMRKGYSFTVIKEILEQTKFEREDDEWTDMIANQGDKVWRKYSAKFVGSERRNKTKQALYQKGFPVEVINRYIEEKENEE; this comes from the coding sequence ATGCTTGTTATTTCTAAAATTGGTCGTCAAAAAAATAATCCTGAACGTTATAATATTTATTTAAATGAAGAATATGCCTTTGCAGTTGATGAAGGTACGCTGATTAAATTTGGCTTAACGAAAGGGAAAGTGCTAGAGCAATTTGAAGTAGATGAAATCACTTATGAAGATGAAATTGCGAAAGCATTTAATAAAGCACTACATTTTTTGAGTTATCAAATGCGTAGTGAATTTGAAGTAAAGAAAAAGCTACACGATGCAGGGCATGGGGAGGCTGTTGTGTTAGAGGCCATTCGCAAGCTAGAACGGCTCGGTTTTTTAAATGATGAAACCTATTCTAAAGCACTTCTCGAAACAAAAAAGCGCACTGCCAAAAAAGGACCAGGTGCCATTCGTCAAGATTTAATGAGGAAGGGCATTGATAGGGGATTACAGGAGCAGGTGCTTGGTACTTTTTCGCATGAGGAACAAGTAAAGGTTGCGATGGAGCTAGCGGAAAAGCAAATTCGAGCTGGTGACAACAAAACTCCTTCGCAAGTAAAGCAAAAAATTCAAGATGTCTTGATGCGTAAAGGCTATTCGTTTACAGTAATAAAGGAAATACTAGAGCAGACTAAGTTTGAACGGGAAGATGATGAATGGACGGATATGATTGCTAACCAGGGGGATAAGGTGTGGCGCAAGTATTCGGCAAAATTTGTAGGTAGTGAGCGCCGCAACAAAACGAAGCAGGCACTTTATCAAAAGGGCTTTCCAGTAGAAGTCATCAATCGTTATATTGAAGAGAAGGAGAATGAAGAATGA
- a CDS encoding TIGR01777 family oxidoreductase: MKIVISGGSGFVGQKLRELLCDKGHEVLILTRGEETVKDGIRYIRWMDGTNPEESLEGSDAFINLAGVSLNEGRWTVDRKKAIYESRMDTTNEIFRIFENLTKRPTVFINASAIGIYPTSTTNVYTEQSENYATDFLGSVVTDWEVNAARSEKLGIRVCLARFGVILGKESGALPLITLPYQLGVGGTIGSGEQWLSWIHIDDVANAILFTIENEELSGPINFTSPNAKRMKQFGKTVGRALNRPHWLPVPGFALQLALGEKSILVLEGQYVVPEKLLATEYPFKFISLEDAIIDLYNS; encoded by the coding sequence ATGAAGATAGTGATTTCGGGTGGTTCAGGCTTTGTTGGCCAAAAACTACGTGAGCTTTTATGTGATAAAGGGCATGAAGTACTCATTTTAACGCGAGGAGAAGAGACGGTTAAGGACGGCATCCGCTATATTCGCTGGATGGATGGCACCAATCCTGAAGAGTCACTTGAAGGCAGTGATGCTTTCATTAATTTAGCTGGTGTTTCACTAAACGAGGGACGATGGACGGTGGATCGTAAAAAAGCAATTTATGAAAGTCGCATGGACACAACGAACGAAATATTTCGTATTTTCGAAAATCTTACGAAGCGCCCAACCGTTTTTATTAATGCAAGTGCGATTGGAATTTACCCAACGTCTACAACAAACGTTTACACAGAGCAGTCAGAAAACTATGCGACAGATTTCCTTGGCAGCGTCGTTACAGACTGGGAAGTAAATGCCGCACGTTCCGAAAAGCTAGGCATCCGCGTATGCTTGGCTCGCTTTGGCGTCATTCTAGGGAAAGAATCTGGTGCGCTTCCGTTAATCACGCTTCCGTATCAATTAGGTGTAGGAGGAACAATCGGATCTGGGGAACAGTGGCTAAGTTGGATTCATATTGATGATGTGGCGAATGCCATTTTATTTACGATTGAAAACGAAGAGCTTTCAGGACCGATAAACTTCACATCACCGAACGCCAAACGAATGAAGCAGTTTGGCAAAACGGTTGGACGTGCATTAAATCGTCCGCACTGGCTACCTGTACCGGGCTTTGCGTTGCAGTTGGCACTAGGCGAAAAGAGTATACTTGTATTAGAAGGTCAGTACGTTGTGCCTGAAAAACTACTTGCTACAGAATATCCATTTAAATTCATTTCCCTTGAAGATGCAATTATTGACTTGTATAACTCTTAA
- a CDS encoding polysaccharide deacetylase family protein, producing MYKHHLYGAVIILFALVLSTITYARADEYHWGFKRSTDGTPAEAGAQLDGMLNQYGAIYKGSTDNKIAYLTFDNGYENGFTESILNTLKDEQVPATFFLTGHYLTSATDLTKRMIADGHTIGNHSYGHPNMARLSDAEIIAEWKKFDDKLRELTGVERTYYARPPEGIFNERLLKVGNDNSYRHIFWSVAFKDWLKDERRGYKYAYDALMQQLHPGAVILMHTVAQDNAEALPKFIADAKAAGYTFGSLDDLVMEYEGVMLP from the coding sequence ATGTACAAACATCATCTATACGGCGCAGTCATTATCCTATTTGCGCTTGTTTTATCAACGATTACTTATGCGCGCGCGGATGAATATCATTGGGGTTTTAAGCGTAGCACTGACGGCACACCCGCAGAGGCTGGCGCACAACTAGACGGAATGCTAAATCAATACGGCGCTATTTATAAGGGAAGTACGGATAACAAAATCGCCTATTTAACATTTGATAATGGTTACGAAAATGGCTTTACCGAAAGCATTTTAAATACCTTGAAGGATGAACAAGTTCCTGCTACCTTTTTCTTAACTGGGCATTATTTAACGAGCGCTACAGATCTCACAAAAAGGATGATTGCAGACGGTCATACTATCGGCAATCACTCATATGGGCATCCAAATATGGCCCGGTTATCTGACGCAGAAATAATCGCAGAGTGGAAGAAATTTGACGATAAGTTGCGAGAACTAACCGGTGTGGAGCGTACTTATTATGCCCGACCACCTGAAGGAATATTTAATGAGCGCTTGTTAAAAGTAGGCAATGACAATAGCTACCGGCATATTTTTTGGTCCGTTGCGTTTAAGGATTGGCTAAAGGATGAGCGCCGTGGTTATAAATATGCTTATGATGCCCTCATGCAGCAACTTCATCCCGGTGCTGTCATTTTAATGCATACGGTAGCACAGGATAATGCAGAGGCGCTGCCAAAATTTATTGCGGACGCAAAGGCAGCTGGCTACACATTTGGCTCGCTTGATGATTTAGTTATGGAATACGAAGGCGTTATGCTGCCTTAG
- the rlmD gene encoding 23S rRNA (uracil(1939)-C(5))-methyltransferase RlmD, which yields MSEAIMELGQKFPLTIKRLGINGEGVGFYKRNVVFVKGALPGEEVTVKLTNVQRNFAEAEILNIRKASEYRQEAPCQVYDECGGCQLQHMTYEGQLKNKRDIVMQALEKYASNLAQSTEVRPTLGMDNPWNYRNKSQFQVRKEGKRVYAGLFSEGTNKLLNINDCLVQQPVTTKITVGTRKVLQKLNITIYDGKNLNGLVRTIVVRTGIRTGETQVCLVTTRNELPHKAELIERIKKIDPSIVSITQNINRDKSSLIFGEETIVLDGKETIHEKLGEFAFDLSTRAFFQLNPEQTVILYDEIKKAAALTGKENVVDAYCGVGTIGMWLAEGAREVRGMDNVDEAIADAKVNARTNANLQHVRFFPGSSDKWLFRWSKEDYRPDVIAVDPPRTGLEPGFIRTVLKIKPKRFVYTSCNPSTLAKDLQELSKIYDVEYIQPVDMFPQTAHVEAVAKLTLKK from the coding sequence ATGAGTGAAGCAATAATGGAGCTTGGACAAAAGTTCCCATTAACAATTAAACGACTTGGTATTAACGGTGAAGGTGTTGGCTTTTATAAACGTAATGTTGTATTTGTCAAAGGTGCTTTACCTGGAGAAGAAGTAACCGTAAAACTGACAAACGTACAACGCAATTTTGCAGAGGCAGAAATTTTAAATATTCGTAAAGCTAGTGAATACCGTCAAGAAGCGCCTTGCCAAGTATACGATGAATGCGGAGGCTGCCAACTCCAACATATGACGTATGAAGGCCAGCTAAAAAACAAGCGCGACATCGTCATGCAAGCATTAGAAAAATACGCAAGCAATCTCGCACAATCAACAGAGGTGCGCCCAACTTTAGGTATGGACAATCCGTGGAACTACCGTAACAAATCGCAGTTCCAAGTACGTAAAGAAGGCAAACGCGTATACGCTGGTTTATTTTCAGAAGGCACCAACAAATTATTAAACATTAATGATTGCCTCGTTCAGCAACCTGTTACTACAAAAATCACAGTAGGTACACGTAAAGTATTACAAAAGCTAAACATTACAATTTATGATGGTAAAAACTTGAACGGCCTTGTTCGTACGATTGTTGTTCGTACAGGTATACGTACGGGTGAAACACAAGTTTGTTTAGTGACAACACGTAATGAGTTACCACATAAAGCAGAATTAATTGAACGCATTAAAAAAATTGACCCGTCGATCGTGTCGATTACCCAAAACATCAACCGCGATAAATCCTCACTAATTTTCGGTGAAGAAACAATTGTGTTAGATGGTAAAGAAACAATCCATGAAAAACTTGGCGAATTCGCATTTGACCTTTCAACGCGCGCATTCTTCCAACTAAACCCTGAGCAAACTGTTATTTTATACGATGAAATTAAAAAAGCAGCCGCGCTAACGGGCAAAGAAAACGTAGTGGATGCATACTGCGGTGTTGGGACAATCGGTATGTGGCTTGCAGAAGGTGCTCGCGAAGTTCGCGGGATGGACAATGTCGATGAAGCTATCGCTGATGCCAAAGTAAATGCTCGTACGAACGCTAACTTACAGCATGTGCGTTTCTTCCCAGGCTCTTCGGATAAATGGTTATTCCGTTGGAGCAAAGAAGATTATCGTCCAGATGTTATCGCAGTAGACCCACCGCGTACAGGTTTAGAGCCAGGCTTTATCAGAACGGTGCTAAAAATTAAACCAAAACGCTTCGTCTATACATCTTGTAACCCATCGACATTAGCGAAGGACTTACAAGAGCTATCGAAAATTTATGATGTCGAATATATTCAACCAGTGGACATGTTCCCACAGACGGCACATGTTGAAGCGGTAGCAAAATTAACATTAAAGAAGTAA
- a CDS encoding type II toxin-antitoxin system PemK/MazF family toxin produces MSASMFINPKNWHQIERGYYFQAAMYYPSDTKQPLRFLTEEDGSTTIQVRNGDFSPIEVDGRKKSREQEVVMKFKPRQVIIISNDTFNKDRNFEYVQVVPVLSISRNNKNAPWYNKLIQDQLPGFVFINKGKYDVEVDVTEVTSIHKSLLLEKQKKVPKERMEFISSQILELLDL; encoded by the coding sequence GTGTCAGCGTCCATGTTTATTAATCCGAAAAATTGGCATCAGATTGAACGCGGTTATTACTTTCAAGCTGCTATGTATTATCCCTCAGATACAAAACAACCTTTACGTTTTTTAACAGAAGAAGATGGTTCGACTACTATACAAGTACGTAATGGTGACTTCTCGCCGATAGAAGTTGATGGGAGAAAAAAGTCGAGGGAGCAAGAAGTGGTAATGAAGTTTAAGCCAAGGCAAGTGATTATCATTTCAAATGATACGTTCAATAAGGACAGAAATTTTGAATACGTCCAAGTAGTACCCGTCTTAAGTATTTCACGAAATAATAAAAATGCCCCATGGTATAACAAGTTAATACAGGATCAACTGCCAGGATTTGTTTTTATAAATAAAGGGAAATATGATGTAGAAGTTGATGTGACTGAAGTAACTTCTATACATAAAAGTTTACTTTTAGAGAAACAAAAAAAAGTTCCTAAAGAACGTATGGAGTTTATCAGTTCACAAATACTAGAACTTTTAGATTTATAA
- a CDS encoding methyl-accepting chemotaxis protein — translation MLLIFIMACFSTYSYYANRTMQEKSEELVEQQLEMLTANQNLATSISVRVQASMNYVLTGDKSYLEMFHEYVKFAEANNSILDELDKSPERAKIVGKARQWTKNVIEEAFIAYENGDQNQAVLILIDNNLLANEVRVGYETLANERAETIKKLGQDVVATSTSTKTVGLVISALVLIVGVITAFITASSIAKPIELISNRMKAMADGQLNLEKLNVNRQDEIGILTNSANEMNEKLRATITSIHEVSEHVASNSEELAQSATEVKLGSEQIASTMQEIASGTETQASASSDLASTMMDFVATIQQTTSEGMVLKEHSVNVQSLTSAGKELMNSSTEQMHAIDSIVQDAVEKVEGLNEQSKEINQLVSVIDSIANQTNLLALNAAIEAARAGEHGKGFAVVADEVRKLAEQVQFSVTDISTIVGRIQRDTSNVTSSLQSGYEEVKKGTAQITYTGTTFEQISTAVENMTTNIDRISTNLQEIVVKTDSINHSIDEVASVSEESAAGVEQTTATIQQTSSTMEEIASSADQLASMAEQLNIQIQQFKL, via the coding sequence TTGTTATTAATTTTTATAATGGCTTGTTTTTCAACATACAGTTACTATGCAAACCGAACGATGCAAGAAAAATCGGAAGAGTTAGTTGAGCAACAATTAGAAATGTTGACAGCAAATCAAAATTTAGCAACGTCAATTAGTGTTCGTGTACAGGCATCAATGAATTACGTATTAACAGGTGATAAAAGTTATTTAGAAATGTTTCATGAGTATGTAAAATTCGCAGAGGCAAATAACAGCATTTTAGATGAATTAGATAAATCACCAGAGCGTGCTAAGATTGTGGGAAAAGCAAGACAATGGACTAAAAATGTTATTGAAGAAGCATTTATTGCATATGAAAATGGCGACCAAAATCAAGCGGTTCTAATTTTAATAGATAATAACTTATTGGCGAATGAAGTGCGTGTCGGCTATGAAACACTTGCCAATGAGCGCGCAGAAACAATAAAAAAATTAGGACAAGATGTAGTAGCGACAAGTACTTCGACGAAAACAGTAGGCTTAGTCATAAGTGCATTAGTATTAATTGTAGGTGTAATCACTGCATTTATAACAGCTTCTAGCATTGCAAAACCAATTGAGCTCATCTCGAATCGCATGAAAGCAATGGCGGATGGACAACTAAATTTAGAAAAACTTAACGTTAATCGCCAGGATGAAATTGGTATATTAACGAACTCAGCAAATGAGATGAATGAAAAATTACGTGCAACAATAACGTCAATTCATGAAGTTTCAGAACATGTCGCGAGTAATAGTGAAGAATTAGCACAGTCGGCTACTGAAGTAAAACTAGGTAGTGAGCAAATTGCGTCGACAATGCAAGAAATTGCTTCAGGTACGGAAACACAAGCGTCTGCTTCTAGCGATTTAGCTTCGACAATGATGGACTTTGTTGCAACAATTCAGCAAACAACGAGCGAAGGTATGGTGTTAAAAGAGCATTCAGTTAACGTGCAATCATTAACATCGGCGGGTAAAGAGTTAATGAATAGTTCAACAGAGCAAATGCATGCGATTGATAGTATCGTACAAGATGCTGTTGAAAAAGTAGAAGGCTTAAATGAGCAATCAAAAGAGATTAACCAACTCGTTTCAGTTATTGATAGTATTGCGAACCAAACCAATTTATTAGCATTAAATGCAGCGATTGAAGCAGCACGCGCAGGCGAGCATGGCAAAGGTTTTGCTGTCGTTGCGGATGAAGTACGGAAGCTAGCTGAACAAGTGCAGTTTTCAGTGACAGATATTTCAACAATCGTTGGTCGCATACAGCGTGATACAAGCAATGTTACGTCTTCTCTACAATCAGGTTATGAAGAAGTGAAAAAAGGAACTGCGCAAATTACGTACACAGGCACAACATTTGAACAAATTTCAACTGCTGTAGAAAACATGACAACGAATATTGATAGGATTTCAACGAATTTGCAAGAAATTGTGGTAAAAACAGATTCGATTAATCATTCGATTGACGAAGTTGCATCTGTTTCAGAGGAATCGGCTGCCGGTGTAGAGCAAACAACAGCAACGATTCAGCAAACATCCAGCACGATGGAAGAAATCGCATCAAGCGCCGATCAGCTAGCAAGTATGGCTGAACAACTAAATATACAAATCCAACAATTTAAGTTGTAA
- a CDS encoding carboxypeptidase: protein MKKYLLITLLFIVSYAVVHWIGELFFSTDTTTAMQGRSMLQSAVTFGGINFLSIFVYILIAIAITAIVYFSVKSRRSN, encoded by the coding sequence ATGAAAAAATACTTATTGATTACGCTATTATTTATCGTATCCTATGCCGTAGTGCACTGGATTGGCGAATTATTTTTCAGTACAGATACTACAACTGCTATGCAAGGTCGATCAATGTTGCAATCAGCAGTTACATTCGGAGGTATCAACTTTTTATCAATTTTTGTCTATATATTAATCGCCATTGCCATCACAGCCATCGTGTACTTTAGCGTAAAAAGCAGACGTTCAAATTAA
- a CDS encoding MFS transporter, translating to MSVLLSYEQRRFLILVIIVSISGFSQGMLLPLISIIFETDGVSSALNGLNATGLYIGTLLVSPFIEHPLRKYGYKPVIVVGGAFVFASLFLFPLWKSVVFWFVLRMLIGIGDHALHFATQTWITSATPHSKLGKSMSIYGLSFGVGFAVGPLFVPLIQVSESLPFIISSLLCLVAWSLVFFVKNEKPEALKGDASNGGWMRYKLVFRYSWIAFLPPFVYGFLESSLNALFPVYALRKGFDVSMVSIILAAFSIGAITTQIPLGILGDKMGRRKVIIGSLIMGTLLFGICSQLETSAVAVACVFALAGMSVGSMFSLGITYMADLTPKELLPTGNLICGIFFSIGSLSGPFLGGLYLQFIEQVSFLVLIALVLAIIALIYIVFGKSTTKQLEFT from the coding sequence ATGAGTGTCTTATTAAGCTATGAACAACGTAGATTTTTAATTTTAGTTATAATTGTATCTATTTCAGGATTTTCGCAAGGAATGTTACTTCCGCTCATTTCAATTATTTTTGAGACGGATGGCGTTTCATCCGCATTAAATGGATTGAATGCTACAGGCTTATACATAGGAACATTATTAGTTTCACCTTTTATTGAACATCCTCTGAGAAAATATGGATATAAGCCGGTTATTGTCGTCGGTGGCGCGTTCGTATTTGCCTCGTTATTTTTATTTCCGTTATGGAAAAGTGTGGTGTTTTGGTTCGTACTGCGCATGTTGATTGGTATTGGGGATCATGCGCTTCATTTTGCAACTCAAACTTGGATTACGTCTGCTACACCGCATAGTAAGTTGGGAAAAAGTATGTCCATTTACGGCTTATCATTTGGTGTAGGGTTTGCTGTAGGTCCTTTATTTGTGCCGCTTATTCAAGTATCGGAGTCCTTGCCGTTTATCATTTCTTCGCTCCTTTGTTTAGTAGCGTGGTCGCTTGTGTTCTTTGTAAAAAACGAAAAACCTGAAGCGTTAAAAGGGGATGCAAGTAATGGTGGGTGGATGCGCTATAAATTAGTGTTTCGGTACAGTTGGATTGCGTTCTTACCACCCTTTGTATACGGATTTTTAGAGTCATCACTCAATGCCTTATTCCCGGTGTATGCTCTTCGTAAAGGCTTTGATGTCTCGATGGTATCGATTATTTTAGCAGCCTTTTCAATCGGCGCGATTACAACGCAAATTCCACTTGGCATATTAGGAGATAAAATGGGTCGTCGCAAAGTCATTATTGGTTCGCTAATAATGGGAACGCTACTGTTTGGAATTTGTAGTCAGCTCGAAACATCTGCTGTAGCAGTAGCTTGTGTATTCGCACTTGCTGGTATGAGTGTAGGATCAATGTTTTCGCTCGGAATTACTTATATGGCCGATTTAACACCGAAAGAATTACTGCCAACAGGGAATTTGATTTGTGGTATTTTCTTTAGCATAGGGAGCTTGAGTGGGCCGTTTTTAGGTGGTCTTTACTTACAATTCATAGAACAAGTGAGTTTTTTAGTATTAATTGCGTTAGTGCTCGCAATAATTGCGCTCATTTACATCGTCTTTGGCAAGTCCACAACGAAACAATTAGAATTTACTTGA
- a CDS encoding SE1561 family protein, with product MSNPITNKEQQVTYLKERLEIFLEVLDAIDPETTELEDIDRLIQMMDDIEDKMDQFQSRTEPTKAE from the coding sequence ATGTCAAATCCAATTACAAACAAAGAACAACAAGTAACTTATTTAAAAGAGCGCTTAGAAATCTTCCTTGAAGTGTTAGATGCCATTGATCCAGAAACTACAGAACTCGAAGATATCGATCGTTTAATACAAATGATGGACGATATTGAAGATAAGATGGATCAATTCCAAAGCCGTACCGAACCAACTAAAGCTGAATAA